A region from the Drosophila bipectinata strain 14024-0381.07 chromosome 3R, DbipHiC1v2, whole genome shotgun sequence genome encodes:
- the LOC108120260 gene encoding uncharacterized protein isoform X2, which produces MMEQTRVVVVLSNPSSAQEKSGDTFSGPATGRPYSMSSAGDTFQYGGQVNVLDERTLRLLYCQNASRPHLLMAQKFRFDAVTTQENGDEIPGLLHCLFVERRDGFVMHLKVQRECHLMFLLDSLVIQVNGKLQREGLRLDHGIVRFRKLLDDEKSSSDGNRMQTQCAFNDSHGLMVWLLNQYRMRADLSTGPGHEALEVEYVVEQAERGVQFSVRLYVLLVAMEELSVTSMCGLRCYFSDDLMTSSLVGTELISFMQHAVNQPRSHPLYMLMLVHVLARSSQMDAKNVQLLSLAHLATQQRSHQTDTTHLVCPIASVRELPTGDQ; this is translated from the exons ATGATGGAGCAGACAAGAGTTGTTGTGGTGCTAAGCAACCCCAGTTCTGCCCAGGAAAAGAGCGGCGACACCTTCAGTGGACCTGCCACTGGGCGTCCTTATTCGATGTCTTCGGCAGGAGACACTTTCCAGTATGGCGGCCAGGTGAACGTTTTGGACGAGCGCACCTTGCGTCTACTTTACTGTCAGAATGCATCCAGGCCGCACCTTCTGATGGCCCAGAAGTTCCGCTTCGATGCAGTAACCACCCAGGAGAACGGTGACGAAATCCCTGGCCTGCTGCACTGTCTTTTTGTGGAGCGACGGGACGGGTTCGTCATGCATCTGAAAGTACAACGCGAGTGTCATTTGATGTTCTTGCTGGACTCCTTGGTGATCCAGGTGAACGGGAAGCTTCAGCGAGAAGGACTACGTCTGGACCACGGCATAGTGCGTTTCCGAAAGCTATTAGATGATGAAAAGAGTAGCTCAGACGGGAACAGAATGCAGACGCAGTGCGCCTTCAATGACTCCCATGGCTTAATGGTCTGGTTGTTGAATCAGTACCGAATGAGGGCTGACCTAAGTACGGGACCGGGTCATGAAGCTCTAGAGGTGGAATACGTCGTGGAGCAGGCCGAGAGAGGTGTGCAATTCTCGGTCCGACTGTATGTGCTCTTAGTGGCTATGGAGGAGCTGAGCGTTACCTCAATGTGTGGACTTCGCTGCTATTTCAGCGACGACCTTATGACATCTTCGCTAGTAGGAACTGAACTGATCTCCTTCATGCAGCACGCCGTAAATCAGCCGCGCAGCCATCCTTTATACATGCTCATGTTGGTCCATGTGTTAGCCAGAAGCTCTCAGATGGATGCCAAGAATGTGCAACTTCTGAGTCTGGCCCATTTGGCGACTCAACAGCGATCTCACCAAACAGATACCACG CACCTCGTTTGCCCAATTGCATCAGTTAGAGAACTGCCAACGGGAGATCAATGA
- the LOC108120260 gene encoding uncharacterized protein isoform X1, with protein MMEQTRVVVVLSNPSSAQEKSGDTFSGPATGRPYSMSSAGDTFQYGGQVNVLDERTLRLLYCQNASRPHLLMAQKFRFDAVTTQENGDEIPGLLHCLFVERRDGFVMHLKVQRECHLMFLLDSLVIQVNGKLQREGLRLDHGIVRFRKLLDDEKSSSDGNRMQTQCAFNDSHGLMVWLLNQYRMRADLSTGPGHEALEVEYVVEQAERGVQFSVRLYVLLVAMEELSVTSMCGLRCYFSDDLMTSSLVGTELISFMQHAVNQPRSHPLYMLMLVHVLARSSQMDAKNVQLLSLAHLATQQRSHQTDTTASSTSFAQLHQLENCQREINDRFKMVHGCLLQYIQQAEQLKRYRQRFDEQLAQFEGLLHQIADTEFGQMLQASQANLKQMTDLMDNHS; from the exons ATGATGGAGCAGACAAGAGTTGTTGTGGTGCTAAGCAACCCCAGTTCTGCCCAGGAAAAGAGCGGCGACACCTTCAGTGGACCTGCCACTGGGCGTCCTTATTCGATGTCTTCGGCAGGAGACACTTTCCAGTATGGCGGCCAGGTGAACGTTTTGGACGAGCGCACCTTGCGTCTACTTTACTGTCAGAATGCATCCAGGCCGCACCTTCTGATGGCCCAGAAGTTCCGCTTCGATGCAGTAACCACCCAGGAGAACGGTGACGAAATCCCTGGCCTGCTGCACTGTCTTTTTGTGGAGCGACGGGACGGGTTCGTCATGCATCTGAAAGTACAACGCGAGTGTCATTTGATGTTCTTGCTGGACTCCTTGGTGATCCAGGTGAACGGGAAGCTTCAGCGAGAAGGACTACGTCTGGACCACGGCATAGTGCGTTTCCGAAAGCTATTAGATGATGAAAAGAGTAGCTCAGACGGGAACAGAATGCAGACGCAGTGCGCCTTCAATGACTCCCATGGCTTAATGGTCTGGTTGTTGAATCAGTACCGAATGAGGGCTGACCTAAGTACGGGACCGGGTCATGAAGCTCTAGAGGTGGAATACGTCGTGGAGCAGGCCGAGAGAGGTGTGCAATTCTCGGTCCGACTGTATGTGCTCTTAGTGGCTATGGAGGAGCTGAGCGTTACCTCAATGTGTGGACTTCGCTGCTATTTCAGCGACGACCTTATGACATCTTCGCTAGTAGGAACTGAACTGATCTCCTTCATGCAGCACGCCGTAAATCAGCCGCGCAGCCATCCTTTATACATGCTCATGTTGGTCCATGTGTTAGCCAGAAGCTCTCAGATGGATGCCAAGAATGTGCAACTTCTGAGTCTGGCCCATTTGGCGACTCAACAGCGATCTCACCAAACAGATACCACG GCTTCCAGCACCTCGTTTGCCCAATTGCATCAGTTAGAGAACTGCCAACGGGAGATCAATGATCGTTTCAAGATGGTTCACGGGTGTTTGCTCCAGTACATCCAGCAGGCGGAACAGCTGAAGCGCTATCGACAACGATTCGACGAGCAGTTGGCCCAATTCGAGGGCCTGCTGCATCAAATAGCCGACACTGAATTTGGACAAATGCTGCAGGCATCGCAGGCGAACCTTAAGCAGATGACAGACCTGATGGACAATCATTCGTAG